One genomic segment of Ferrimonas sp. YFM includes these proteins:
- the fliG gene encoding flagellar motor switch protein FliG, with the protein MPDLPQTTGGAVTPAGDFDVNNLNGIEKTAILLLSLSESDAAQVLKNLEPKHVQKVGMVMAGINNFSQDKVTAVHRLFLEQIKKFSSIGLNSQEFVRKALTQALGEDKAGNLIDQIVMGHGATGLDSLKWMDARQVANIIQNEHPQIQTIVLSYLEPDQAAQIMSQFTERVRLDLMLRIANLEEVQPAALQELNDIMEKQFAGQAGAQAAKMGGLKAAANIMNYLDTGIEGQLMESIRDSDEELGQQIQDLMFVFENLADMDDRAMQVILRDLQQEVLIRALKGADDQLKEKILGNMSKRQADLVRDDLEAMGPVRISEVEAAQKEVLAVARRLADAGEIMLGGAGGEEFL; encoded by the coding sequence ATGCCTGATCTGCCACAGACCACAGGCGGGGCGGTGACCCCGGCCGGCGACTTTGATGTCAACAATCTGAACGGGATTGAGAAGACCGCCATTCTGCTTCTCAGCCTGTCCGAGTCCGACGCCGCCCAGGTTCTGAAGAATCTGGAGCCCAAGCATGTCCAGAAGGTGGGCATGGTGATGGCCGGCATCAACAACTTCAGCCAGGACAAGGTGACCGCGGTCCATCGCCTGTTCCTGGAACAGATTAAGAAGTTCTCCTCCATCGGTCTCAACAGCCAGGAGTTTGTGCGTAAGGCACTGACTCAGGCCCTGGGTGAGGACAAGGCAGGCAACCTGATCGACCAGATCGTCATGGGCCACGGCGCCACCGGTCTGGACTCCCTGAAGTGGATGGACGCCCGTCAGGTGGCCAACATCATTCAGAACGAGCACCCGCAGATTCAGACCATTGTGCTCTCCTACCTGGAGCCGGATCAGGCGGCTCAGATCATGAGCCAGTTCACCGAGCGGGTGCGCCTGGATCTGATGCTGCGTATTGCCAACCTGGAGGAGGTGCAGCCCGCGGCCCTGCAGGAGCTGAACGACATCATGGAGAAGCAGTTCGCCGGCCAGGCCGGAGCCCAGGCAGCCAAGATGGGCGGCCTGAAGGCGGCGGCCAACATCATGAACTACCTGGATACCGGCATAGAGGGTCAGCTGATGGAGTCGATCCGCGACTCCGACGAAGAGCTGGGCCAGCAGATTCAGGATCTGATGTTCGTGTTCGAGAACCTGGCGGACATGGACGACCGGGCGATGCAGGTGATTCTGCGCGACCTGCAGCAGGAGGTGCTGATTCGTGCCCTCAAGGGCGCCGACGACCAGCTCAAGGAGAAGATCCTGGGCAACATGTCCAAGCGTCAGGCGGACCTGGTACGGGACGACCTCGAGGCGATGGGGCCGGTGCGCATCTCCGAAGTGGAAGCGGCTCAGAAAGAGGTGCTGGCGGTGGCCAGACGCCTGGCCGATGCCGGCGAGATCATGCTGGGCGGC